The following are encoded in a window of Psilocybe cubensis strain MGC-MH-2018 chromosome 4, whole genome shotgun sequence genomic DNA:
- a CDS encoding Protein RTA1: MSPLRSLLLSALLSSVNGAIKHNVPRPDPFADPRHDPYNPLKYIASNTLTGIAVALVLTVGFLQTWLIIKHGARWMMSMTIGIYCLSFRFGLHVHPQSKGIYIMEYLFVVLSPCAFIAADYVLLGRLAKHLNADKHLLVPSRRITIAYVGSDITTFLIQAIGGAMSASANDPDRALAGSRVFLAGLAAQLLSFLSFSGIYLIFLWRVHKYDPDIWSMDTSKKWYNSWNALAGALSISCLGILVRSGFRVVELSEGFQGPLTTSQSLFYGLDTLPLFVAIAVYVPFWPGRFIPGDANANKE; this comes from the exons ATGAGCCCCCTCCGCTCATTGCTTCTTTCTGCCCTCCTATCCAGCGTCAATGGCGCCATCAAGCACAACGTACCTCGACCGGATCCATTCGCTGACCCTAGGCATGATCCTTACAACCCTCTAAAATACATTGCATCAAACACCTTGACTGGTATTGCTGTAG CCCTTGTTCTTACTGTCGGTTTCCTTCAAACATGGCTCATCATTAAACACGGCGCTCGGTGGATGATGTCGATGACGATAGGAATCTATT GCCTTTCTTTCCGATTCGGCCTCCATGTACATCCACAGTCAAAAGGGATATACATTATGGAGTACCTCTTTGTCGTTCTTTCC CCATGCGCATTTATTGCCGCTGATTATGTGCTACTTGGACGACTAGCAAAACATTTGAATGCAGATAAGCACCTACTTGTTCCCAGTCGCCGAATAACAATCGCATACGTTGGGTCCGATATCACAACCTTTCTAATACAA GCTATTGGTGGAGCTATGTCCGCCTCAGCAAATGACCCCGACAGGGCGTTAGCGGGATCTCGG GTTTTTCTTGCGGGGCTCGCGGCACAGCTATTGtctttcctctctttctcaggcatatatcttatctttttATGGCGTGTTCACAAATATGACCCGGATATCTGGTCGATGGATACATCGAAGAAGTGGTACAACTCATGGAATGCACTGGCAGGTGCATTATCGATAAGCTGTCTTGGAATTTTG GTTCGATCTGGTTTCAGGGTCGTGGAATTAAGCGAAGGATTTCAGGGACCATTGACTACGTCACAGTCGCTCTTCTATGGATTGGACACCTTGCCTCTCTTTGTGGCTATTGCCGTCTATGTCCCGTTCTGGCCAGGAAGGTTTATACCTGGGGACGCGAACGCCAACAAGGAATAG
- a CDS encoding Vacuolar import and degradation protein 27: MNIFRSLIGKVWQDPNAAEVVKISSGQLYLVRPGNIRTSRECIYNECMATVRRFPSVEHNFQLVITKVYEDGDQDLLEDEDETDEEKVFLISEELEFRSGETEGEPNFVWRDLHGDVDEFFEFVATGTNAPTRAFFETCMYRAMYERKYKKSADNVQDAALEEFVWHPPAAPKANPRRKVAKKAAISVTHEPEPIDVDAEDETPAKSPQAENPYMANMNILFEDEAELYEWVPDSNEYKNSGIVTARFLQQTDADFVFWITASNPTGLVLSHRISSDMNQRFSNKMYSLTWNYIGNDGSQHSWLLRFNNEEDYRKVTDIYTQCLWQTLHQVPWSKAKPDEQSYVRSAYEPEDVEMRDVEDDEEDEEEVALDLDPEEEASDDSEAEDEDAPRDPHSGEVNSQLTVGYKGDRSYVVRGNNIGVFNHSNDHSVKYYATIGNISTPQGKGFKPKNVMLHDQDSKMILQNPNDPNSLYSMDIERGKVVEEWKVHDDITVDHIAPDNKFAPTTREQTLVGVSHNALFRIDPRVSGNKMVDSQYKQYASKNKFSGVTTTASGKLAIASEKGDIRLFDSIGKNAKTALPPLGDPIIGIDVTANGRYLVATTQTYLMFIDTLIGEGRYQGQLGFDRSFPATAKPKPIRLNLLPQHVAYMGNKISFTPARFNQVEGKDENAIVTSSGPFVIAWDLAKVKKGKYDQYEIKKYEDHVVQDNFKFGDDKEIIVALSNNVLAVNKKNLKRPTRHSLAPVREEHRGHSSIVNAPY; encoded by the exons ATGAATATCTTTCGAAGCC TTATTGGCAAGGTTTGGC AAGATCCAAATGCTGCAGAAGTAGTCAAGATTTCGTCTG GTCAACTATACCTTGTTCGACCAGGCAATATTCGAACCTCGCGAGAATGCAT ATACAATGAATGCATGGCCACTGTTCGCAGATTTCCTTCCGTCGAGCACAATTTTCAGCTTGTTATTACCAAAGTGTACGAGGATGGAGATCAGGACTTgttggaggacgaggatgaaa CCGACGAAGAAAAGGTCTTTTTGATAAGTGAAGAACTGGAATTCCGCTCAGGCGAAACCGAAGGCGAACCCAATTTTGTGTGGCGCGACCTGCATGGAGATGTAGACGAATTTTTCGAGTTTGTTGCAACAGGGACGAACGCACCAACGCGAGCTTTTTTCGAAACTTGCATGTACCGTGCAATGTACGAGCGCAAGTATAAGAAAAGTGCGGATAATGTTCAAGATGCTGCTCTGGAAGAATTTGTATGGCA CCCCCCTGCAGCGCCTAAGGCAAACCCTCGACGCAAGGTGGCCAAGAAAGCCGCGATTTCTGTGACTCACGAACCTGAACCCATCGACGTCGACGCAGAGGACGAAACCCCGGCCAAATCCCCTCAAGCTGAAAACCCGTATATGGCGAATATGAATATTTTGTTTGAAGACGAAGCTGAACTCTATGAATGGGTTCCCGATTCGAATGAATATAAAAACTCAGGAATTGTGACAGCCAGATTCTTACAGCAGACGGATGCAGACTTTGTGTTTTGGATCACCGCTTCCAACCCCACTGGACTGGTTCTATCACATCGAATCAGCTCAGACATGAATCAACGCTTTTCCAACAAAATGTACTCTTTAACATGGAACTATATTGGCAATGATGGATCGCAACATAGTTGGCTACTCCGCTTCAACAATGAGGAGGATTACAGAAAAGTAACGGATATCTACACACAGTGTCTATGGCAAACACTTCATCAAGTTCCTTGGAGCAAAGCAAAG CCTGACGAGCAAAGCTATGTAAGAAGTGCATATGAACCCGAAGATGTAGAGATGAGAGACGTtgaggacgatgaagaagacgaagaggaggttgCTCTGGATTTGGATCCTGAAGAAG AAGCAAGCGATGATTCAGAAgcagaggatgaagatgcgcCTAGAGACCCTCATTCAGGAGAAGTCAACTCTCAACTCACAGTCGGGTACAAAGGAGACCGTTCTTATGTCGTTCGCGGAAACAATATCGGAGTATTTAACCATTCGAATGACCATTCTGTTAAGTATTACGCGACAATTGGTAACATCTCCACTCCACAAGGCAAAGGCTTCAAGCCTAAAAAC GTTATGCTACACGATCAAGATTCGAAGATGATCCTTCAGAATCCAAACGATCCCAACTCCCTGTACAGTATGGATATCGAGCGCGGAAAGGTCGTTGAGGAGTGGAAAGTGCATGACGATATCACTGTGGACCACATTGCCCCCGACAACAAATTCGCCCCTACAACCAGAGAGCAAACACTTGTCGGTGTTTCCCACAATGCTCTATTCCGTATCGATCCTCGGGTGTCTGGTAATAAGATGGTGGACAGCCAGTACAAACAATATGCTAGCAAGAACAAATTTTCTGGGGTTACAACTACGGCGTCGGGTAAACTTGCCATTGCTAGTGAAAAGGGTGACATCCGGCTGTTTGACTCGATCGGAAAGAATGCGAAGACGGCGCTACCTCCTCTTGGTGACCCTATCATCGGCATCGATGTTACGGCCAACGGACGATACCTTGTGGCGACAACGCAAACATATCTTATGTTTATTGATACCCTGATCGGTGAAGGACGGTACCAGGGACAATTAGGTTTCGACCGAAGCTTCCCTGCTACAGCTAAGCCTAAACCGATACGTTTGAATTTGCTACCGCAACACGTTGCATACATGGGTAATAAGATCTCCTTCACCCCTGCCAG GTTCAACCAAGTCGAAGGCAAGGACGAAAATGCGATCGTTACTTCGAGTGGACCTTTCGTTATTGCGTGGGATTTAGCGAAAGTCAAGAAAGGGAAATATGACCAATATGAGATCAAGAAATATGAAGACCATGTCGTTCAAGATAACTTTAAGTTTGGAGACGACAAAGAAATT ATTGTGGCCTTGAGCAACAATGTATTGGCAGTTAATAAGAAGAATCTCAAGCGACCGACCCGACATTCCCTTGCTCCAGTCAGAGAGGAACATAGAGGACACTCTTCAATTGTCAATGCGCCATATTAA
- a CDS encoding putative casein kinase II subunit beta-2, with translation MSAGRNLMQFEKQSPPPQERALDETTQAERIDVPPASPQGIRPSKIYQPLSFPVIVLLMPAAVFGVLARLGLVALMTFDGNSVFPLAYVQAVGCLIMGVGLRMKEPIGQFYGPLYTALTTGFCGSLTTFSSWQADIFNAWINARQFQRGGLRDFVDGVGVSAITLSLSVASLSFGYNLASVVAPMVPQLGFARPVVRYGLSCVSLLIYGATFFTYFFLPAKYRHQATAALIFSFPGALTRYLLSIALNRRMKALPLGTLTANTLGTALLAAFHVLQNLSNPVSPTACSLLQGLIDGYCGCLTTVSTFAAEIKDLPIWKACRYAVISWLFGQVMMVLIFGSSIWTGRAREQITYSLDCYTNQAASYVSSRRMIGVGIPVAIIQVGQDPSTGGLTANCEEMASRPRAAAEDPQRPVADEEPVSGAGEGDEIMEEAEQEDGYTSSTPTSTLTWISWFCSLPGHEYFCEVTEDFIEDDFNLTGLNTMVPFWKEAMEMVLDVEPDEDTSKIPDVSIVESSAEMLYGLVHQRYILTRAGLQAMAEKYESGVFGTCPRVYCVGCNVVPCGRVDIPGNDTVKLFCPNCNDIYVPPSSRFQGVDGAFFGTTFAHLFFQTYRELAPAPFWKAPSAGGSPLSPRSVSGSNGSRTSPFVNPNPHGGQKRAAGYVYVPRIYGFKVSERAKSGPRMQWLRLRPESPEELDSVDWRGRWINEDDEYDDDEEEEEEDRRMEDFDPDAGDDDDDDEEEEEEEEAGASQPKGGKSGKQIANSTTPVQSTLSPTVTASHSARTSPTSSLAPPTPEVRPLIDLSVYGVSSFGHSLGEGKVKVVRQTWMPRTDWAGTAQV, from the exons ATGAGTGCAGGTCGAAA TCTTATGCAATTCGAAAAGCAGAGTCCTCCTCCGCAAGAACGCGCGCTTGATGAGACAACTCAGGCTGAGCGCATTGATGTACCCCCAGCCAGTCCTCAGGGCATCCGGCCCAGCAAAATATACCAGCCCCTCTCATTTCCAGTCATTGTTTTGCTCATGCCCGCTGCTGTCTTTGGTGTTCTTGCACGTTTGGGGCTTGTTGCTCTCATGACTTTTGACGGCAACAGCGTCTTCCCTCTTGCATACGTGCAGGCAGTCGGCTGTTTGATTATGGGCGTGGGCTTGAGGATGAAGGAGCCCATTGGTCAATT CTATGGGCCGTTGTATACTGCTCTTACAACAG GGTTCTGTGGTTCGTTGACCACGTTTTCCAGTTGGCAGGCTGACATTTTTAATGCATGGATTAATGCCCGCCAATTTCAGCGCGGTGGCCTGCGCGAT TTTGTCGACGGAGTTGGTGTTTCTGCCATCACACTCTCGCTATCGGTGGCCTCCCTATCATTTGGGTACAATTTGGCGTCTGTTGTGGCGCCAATGGTGCCCCAGCTAGGCTTCGCCAGACCTGTCGTTCGATACGGACTGTCCTGCGTTTCTCTGTTGATATATGGCGCTACTTTTTTCACCTATTTCTTCCTTCCTGCCAAATATCGACATCAGGCTACAGCCGCTcttattttttcatttccgGGAGCACTTACTCGGTATCTCCTCTCTATCGCTCTCAACCGACGTATGAAAGCTCTTCCGCTAGGTACACTGACCGCAAACACTCTGGGTACAGCTCTTTTGGCTGCCTTCCACGTGTTGCAGAACTTGTCCAATCCAGTCTCACCAACAGCATGCTCACTTTTACAAGGCCTGATAGATGGTTACTGTGGTTGTTTGACTACAGTCAGCACATTTGCCGCGGAGATCAAAGACCTTCCGATCTGGAAAGCATGTCGATATGCCGTTATCAGTTGGCTTTTTGGTCAGGTTATGATGGTTTTGATCTTTGGATCATCGATATGGACTGGACGTGCCAGAGAGCAAATTACAT ATAGTTT GGACTGTTATACGAATCAGGCAGCAAGCTATGTTTCCAGCCGCAGAATGATCGGAGTTGGAATACCTGTTGCGATCATCCAAGTTGGACAAGACCCGTCAACCGGAGGACTCACCGCCAACTGCGAAGAGATGGCCTCACGACCCAGGGCAGCAGCAGAAGATCCTCAAAGGCCTGTTGCTGATGAGGAACCTGTCAGTGGCGCTGGAGAGGGCGACGAAATCATGGAAGAAGCAGAGCAGGAGGATGGATATA CGTCTTCCACCCCCACATCGACGCTGACATGGATCAGTTGGTTCTGCTCTCTCCCAGGACATGAATATTTTTGTGAAGTGACGGAGGACTTTATCGAGGATGATTTCAATCTCACTGGGTTGAATACGATGGTGCCTTTCTGGAAGGAAGCTATGGAGATGGTATTGGATGTAGAACCAG acgaagataCATCCAAGATCCCAGATGTTTCAATTGTTGAATCATCTGCGGAAATGCTCTATGGGTTGGTGCACCAACGCTACATCCTGACGCGTGCTGGTCTGCAGGCGATG GCCGAAAAATACGAAAGTGGCGTATTTGGTACATGTCCGCGTGTCTACTGTGTGGGATGCAACGTCGTACCCTGTGGTCGCGTCGACATTCCCGGCAATGATACAGTCAAGCTGTTCTGTCCTAATTGCAACGATATTTATGTTCCTCCCAGCAGTCGGTTCCAGGGCGTTGATG GCGCGTTTTTTGGTACGACATTCGCACATCTCTTTTTCCAGACGTACCGTGAACTGGCACCTGCGCCGTTCTGGAAAGCGCCTTCTGCTGGCGGCTCGCCTCTGTCACCACGAAGTGTATCAGGAAGCAATGGCTCGCGTACATCGCCTTTTGTGAACCCAAATCCACATGGTGGACAAAAGCGGGCTGCGGGCTACGTTTATGTTCCGAGGATATACGGGTTCAAAGTTAGCGAGAGAGCCAAAAGCGGACCTCGAATGCAATGGCTGCGTCTGAGACCGGAAAGCCCAGAGGAGTTGGACTCTGTTGATTGGAGAGGCCGATGGATtaatgaagacgatgaatatgatgatgatgaggaggaggaggaggaagacagAAGAATGGAGGACTTTGACCCA GATGCTggagacgatgacgatgacgatgaggaagaagaggaggaagaagaagctggAGCGTCTCAGCCGAAAGGCGGCAAATCGGGGAAGCAAATTGCTAACAGTACGACGCCTGTGCAGTCCACACTTTCACCAACGGTGACTGCAAGCCACTCTGCTCGCACATCACCTACGTCGTCTTTGGCGCCGCCGACTCCAGAGGTTAGACCATTGATTGATCTCTCGGTTTACGGCGTATCCTCCTTCGGGCACTCGTTGGGTGAAGGCAAGGTCAAGGTGGTGAGGCAGACATGGATGCCAAGAACTGACTGGGCTGGTACCGCTCAAGTTTGA
- a CDS encoding 60S ribosomal protein L36-A, which produces MARTNLRYGPNKGHPTTPIPKAVRPSQRKGVQSTKTKFVRSVIREVAGFSAYERRVMELLRNSKDKKARKLTKKRLGTLLRSKRKLEELSSIIQESRRAH; this is translated from the exons ATGGCTCGTACCA ATCTCCGTTACGGACCCAACAAGGGACACCCCACCACCCCCATCCCCAAGGCCGTGCGCCCCAGCCAGCGCAAGGGAGTGCAATCGACCAAGACCAAATTCGTGCGGTCTGTGATCAGAGAGGTTGCTGGATTCTCCGCGTACGAGCGCCGAGTCATGGAGCTGTTGAGGAACTCGAAG GACAAAAAGGCGAGGAAGCTGACCAAGAAGAGG CTCGGCACACTCCTGCGCTCGAAACGCAAGCTGGAAGAGCTCTCGAGCATCATCCAGGAAAGCAGGCGGGCGCACTGA
- a CDS encoding Protein argonaute-2, with the protein MPPRAAPRGSAPRGSGPAIRGSSSSRGGTSSYSLSTTTNRPNITTIGVPRPNYGAGGTISNIHVNSFRTTIPEGVIHHYDVISPSEKTLPARLNMDIIESLQFRIAPAIFTPRCVYDGRKNIFAVRELPFGERGYQDFDVTLGDGRPDPNGRPPKVYKVRLTKVAEINPEHVSFTRPLNYLFNILNRVLKRFIHGEQSHDNSVLTAITALNVVIRMAPTMAYPFNVRSFFTSRETRDIGSGISLWRGYFQSVRPGIGQMLINIDISTATMYKGGPLLVVCCEYLGKTNPNFLAQHTLSERERYRLHKFIQGVRVVTNQPIGAHPAAGGRNEPTPRVVKGLSIKSARMEYFTLRDGRSLSVADYFKQTMNRPLQFPDCLCVEVGSGAKIPMELCNIPPGQILRKQIPPDKTKDVLDFATKRPADRLASIRTGLSVLAYGQSEYVRQFGMRVDESGPLKVQARVLKPPILRYGVGSKAPTIVSVLVNLHETELLIVKMKTPNNGAWNIPVGPIVAWGMVVFEHRFKEQQIQDVAEGLYNGCAKVGIRLEEMVVCKFASGQQQVRKTLMEAGKEIYAKLKVAPSLLVVILPEGANDMYTEVKYFGDVECTRAKPQYFANVCLKINVKLGGINTIPDPSSVSVLTDPHMPTIVMGADVIHPSPGSVGRPSFTSLVGNVDSDTAKYVADSRVQTSRQEMIADLCEMSKHVLGFYTRYRASVEKKLGTTCNPKRIIFYRDGVSEGQFKQVLDIDGGDRTGNCLAGTVVDREIAHPTEFDFYLQSHGGLLGTSRPAHYSVLYDENNFSADALQSLSFALCHVYARSTRSVSIPAPVYYADIVCSRAKNHYDPSEVWESLGSEDTPSGDAGESLDKFRTGFKPLHHRQASLMYFS; encoded by the exons ATGCCGCCTCGCGCAGCCCCTAGAGGTAGCGCACCTCGTGGCTCGGGTCCAGCGATCAGAGGCAGTAGCAGTTCCAGGGGTGGCACGTCATCGTATTCACTGtccacaaccaccaacaGACCGAATATCACGACTATCGGTGTGCCACGGCCAAATTATGGGGCAGGTGGAACAATTAGCAATATCCACGTCAATTCGTTCAGGACCACCATTCCTGAAGGTGTCATTCACCACTACGATG TGATTTCGCCTTCGGAGAAGACCCTGCCTGCTCGTCTCAATATGGATATCATTGAAAGCCTGCAATTTAGAATAGCCCCCGCTATTTTCACTCCGCGATGTGTGTATGATGGTCGAAAGAATATTTTTGCTGTTCGTGAGCTTCCCTTTGGTGAACGGGGCTACCAAGAT TTTGATGTTACCTTGGGCGATGGACGGCCTGACCCAAATGGTCGTCCACCAAAAGTATACAAGGTTCGGTTAACTAAAGTCGCGGAAATAAATCCAGAGCATGTCTCTTTCACCAGACCTCTTAATTATCTTTTTAACATCCTTAATAGGGTCCTCAAGCGCTTCATTCATGGTGAACAGTCTCATGACAACAGCGTTCTTACTGCTATCACA GCTCTTAACGTAGTGATCAGAATGGCCCCAACAATGGCGTACCCTTTCAATGTGCGATCTTTCTTCACGAGTCGTGAGACCAGGGATATCGGATCTGGCATATCATTATGGCGTGGTTATTTTCAGTCTGTTAGGCCTGGGATTGGTCAAATGCTCATCAATATCGATATTTCCACCGCTACAATGTACAAAGGCGGTCCACTACTAGTAGTGTGTTGCGAGTATCTTGGAAAAACTAACCCCAACTTCTTGGCTCAACACACCTTATCCGAACGCGAACGCTATCGCCTTCACAAATTCATCCAGGGGGTCAGGGTAGTAACTAATCAGCCAATTGGCGCGCATCCTGCTGCTGGTGGAAGAAACGAACCTACACCACGAGTTGTCAAGGGACTATCCATTAAAAGTGCCAGGATGGAATATTTCACACTGCGTGACGGTCGATCATTATCTGTCGCCGATTATTTTAAACAAACGATGAACAGGCCACTCCAATTTCCGGATTGTCTTTGTGTGGAG GTCGGTTCGGGGGCTAAAATTCCCATGGAACTGTGCAATATTCCCCCGGGTCAAATACTCAGGAAGCAGATACCACCCGACAAGACTAAAGATGTTCTTGACTTTGCCACCAAAAGACCAGCCGATCGCCTAGCTAGCATAAGGACTGGATTAAGT GTTTTAGCCTATGGACAATCTGAATATGTGCGGCAATTTGGTATGCGAGTTGACGAAAGTGGACCTCTTAAAGTCCAAGCTAGGGTTTTAAAGCCCCCTATTCTTCGTTATGGTGTTGGTAGTAAAGCTCCTACCATCGTAAGTGTTCTTGTTAATTTACACGAAACGGAATTGCTCATCGTGAAAATGAAGACACCTAATAACGGTGCTTGGAACAT ACCCGTTGGCCCGATTGTTGCTTGGGGTATGGTTGTTTTCGAACATAGATTCAAAGAGCAACAGATTCAGGATGTAGCGGAGGGTCTTTACAACGGTTGCGCCAAAGTTG GTATTAGGTTGGAAGAAATGGTAGTGTGTAAATTCGCTTCTGGCCAACAACAAGTCCGAAAGACTCTCATGGAAGCCGGCAAAGAAATTTACGCGAAATTGAAAGTTGCCCCTTCACTTCTTGTGGTCATTCTCCCTGAAGGCGCTAATGATATGTACACCGAGGTTAAATA TTTTGGTGATGTTGAG TGCACCAGGGCTAAGCCACAGTACTTTGCGAACGTGTGCCTAAA AATCAATGTGAAGCTCGGAGGCATTAACACCATTCCTGACCCATCCTCGGTCTCGGTGCTGACTGATCCCCACATGCCAACCATTGTAATGG GTGCCGATGTTATCCATCCATCTCCAGGATCAGTTGGGCGTCCTTCCTTTACCTCCCttgttggaaatgttgaCTCTGACACAGCCAAATATGTGGCTG ATTCTCGAGTTCAAACTTCTCGACAAGAAATGATAGCAGATCTCTGCGAAATGAGCAAG CATGTTCTTGGCTTCTATACTCGATATCGAGCGAGCGTCGAGAAAAAGCTTGGAACTACATGCAACCCTAAGCGCATTATCTTCTACCGCG ATGGTGTTTCCGAAGGACAGTTCAAACAAGTTCTCGATATCG ACGGTGGTGACAGGACTGGAAACTGTCTTGCTGGCACTGTTGTCGACCGCGAAATCGCCCATCCAACAGAATTTGATTTCTACCTTCAAAGCCATGGTGGACTGCTTGGTACAAGTAGGCCTGCTCATTACTCT GTCCTTTACGAC GAAAATAACTTTTC CGCCGATGCACTTCAATCACTTTCTTTTGCCCTGTGCCATGTATATGCTCGATCCACGCGATCCGTTTCTATCCCTGCTCCTGTATATT ACGCAGATATTGTATGCTCCAGAGCAAAGAACCATTACGATCCGAGTGAAGTATGGGAGTCACTCGGATCTGAAGACACTCCATCCGGTGACGCGGGAGAATCACTGGACAAATTCCGCACTGGATTTAAACCGCTGCACCATAGGCAAGCAAGTTTGATGTACTTTTCT TGA
- a CDS encoding Translocator protein-like protein (Translocator protein homolog) has translation MSIHIPNILLAIPRNPVTAVGLPLALGFFSGSHSSQVANSNWYAGLAAPPGRPRREVFPFAWTLLYVSMGYASHIAVKALDHTHLDVNRYIGLALIDSVLMTATTWYMTKLLDRPTDAKATYFLLPYCAWLGYATYLNAGTWWLNRQPKYRK, from the exons ATGTCTATCCACATCCCAAATATTCTCCTCGCCATTCCACGCAACCCCGTAACTGCTGTCGGCCTTCCTCTCGCCCTCGGTTTCTTCAGTGGCTCCCATTCGTCCCAAGTCGCCAATAGTAACTGGTATGCT GGACTCGCCGCACCTCCAGGTAGGCCGCGTCGCGAAGTATTTCCGTTTGCTTGGACTCTGCTCTATGTCTCTATGGGCTACGCATCCCATATTGCCGTAAAAGCGTTGGATCATACACATCTCGACGTCAACAGGTAT ATTGGCCTGGCTCTGATTGATAGTGTGCTAATGACAGCTACTACATGGTATATGACT AAACTCTTGGATAGGCCCACCGACGCAAAGGCCACTTATTTCTTGCTACCATATTGCGCTTGGCTTGGTTACGCTACATATTTGAATGCTGGAACATGGTGGTTAAATCGCCAACCAAAATATCGCAAGTAG